GTTTTCAAACCTAAAATGAGTGATAAGGATAGAAAAAAAGCCTATGCCGGATGGAAAAAAGCTGTAAAAAAAGCCAGGGGGTGGATTGATGATGAAAGTTGATTTTGCTGAATATAATTTTAAAGGAAAAGATGGTTTAGATATTTATGGAAGCAGGTATGAAATTGATAAACCTAAAGGAGTTATTCTTGCTTTACATGGAATGGCTGAACATAGAAAAAGATATGATGAATTTGCTAATATTTTAAACAATGCCGGTTATTCCTTTTATATCCATGATCATCGTGGCCATGGAGAAACAGCACTTGAAAATGATATGCCTCTAGGTCATTTTGCTGATGAAAATGGCTGGGAAAAAGTTATAGGAGATGTAAAAAACCATCGAGAGTTAATAGAAAATAGAAATGATAGGGAAATTCCTGTTTTTCTTTTTGGACACAGTATGGGATCTTTTGTAAGTAGAGATTATATTAATCGTAATCCAGATGATTTTTCTGGAGCCTTATTATCCGGGGCAGCTCTGGTGAAAAGAACTGAACTATTTTTGTTAAAATTTTTTATTGGTTTAGAAAAGCTTTTCAAAGGAGATAAGAAAAATAGTACTCTAGTAGAAAATTTGATTTTTTCTTCTAATAATCGTTCTTTTAAAGATACAGAAACACCTCATGATTGGTTAAGTAGAAATAGTGAAATTACAAAAAAATATTATGAAGATGATCGCTGTGGTTTTAGCTGTACAGTTAAATTTTATGATGATTTTTATGAGGGAATGAAAAATACAGCTTATATTGAAAATTATAAATCTATCTCAGAAAATTTTCCGATTATTTTTCTCTCAGGTGAAAAAGATCCAGTTGGAGGAAAAGATATTATTGAATTAGCCAAAAAATATAAGAAGGCCGGTCTGAAAAATGTAGAACATAAATTATACCCTCAGGCAAGACATGAGTTAATTAATGAATATAATAAAGATGATTTTTTTGAAGATGTAATAAACTGGTTGGATAAAAATATAATTTCATTTAAGAGGCAGGAAGATGAGGGTAGTAATGAGAAGTAATAAAGTAAGCATAAAAATCCTGCTGGGATGCTCCCTACGACTGTGAGAGTATCAGGTAGGGAGTTTTTTTCAGAAGGAGGATAATATGGATAATCATATAAGACTTTTTAATTTGATTGCTCCTTTTTATAATCTGTTTTTTAAAATGCAAACTAATAATTATAGGTCTTTAATTGAAAAAAATATAGATAAAATTGATATTTCGGAAAATGCTAGAATTTTGGATTTAGGATCAGGTACTGGAGCTTTTGGTTATTGCTGGCAGGAAAAAGGTTATGAAGTTAAAGGAGTAGAAGCTTCTCCAAATATGTATAAAAGATGCTTAAGTAATGGTATTGATTGTGAGAGAATAGATATTACTGAAGGATTACCTTTTGCCGATAATAGTTTTGAAGTAGTAACTGCAGCTTACCTGGCCCATGGTTTAACTGAAGAGAAAAGAAAGATTTTATATAAGGAAACTAGTAGAGTTGCATCAAATTATGTCATCTATCATGATTATCATGATAATGATTATTTTTTAATAAAAATTATTGAATTTTTAGAAGGTGGAGATTATTTCAATTTTATTAAAAAGGCACCTTCTGAAATGAAAGAATATTATGGTGAATTAAAGAAAATAAAAAATAGTCCCTGGAATAGCTGGTATATTTTTAAAATTAATTAAGGAGCGATTTTTATGGTTGATTTAAATGAAATTGAAAAAATTTTTAATGACATAATAATCTGGGTACAAAACAATGTATTCTCTATTGATAATTTAATTGACGGGGTTCTTTTGCTCCTGATATATTTAATAGCTATTTATATATATAAAAAATCATTTCCTAGAATAAATAAACTTGTTAAAAAGATAAAATTTATTACAGTTCAACAAAAAAATAAATTAATAAATATAATTTTAAAACCATTAATTTATATGTTTTTAGTCTGGATTTATGTTTTAATTGTAGAAATAACTGGATTTAGCCATTTCTTTAGCAGTATAGCTGCAAATTTGCTTACAGCCTGGGTTTTTATTAAACTAATAACAACCTTTTTACCGGATAAATTTTATGTTAAAATATTGTCTTATGTTATTTGGGCAGTGGCAGTTCTTAAAATTTTAAATATTTATGAAAGAACTATTAGTATTCTTGAAAGCCTGGCTTTTAAAAGTGGGAACCTGGAAATTTCCGTATTATTAGTTATTAAAGGTTTTATTATGTTTATCATATTTTTCTGGCTTGCCAGAAAAATTAATGAATTTTCCACAAAAAGAATTGAAAAATCAGATGAATTGACACCTTCTATTAAAGTTTTGATTAAAAAACTAACTAAGTTTGGTTTTTATACTATTGCTTTTTTAATAACATTAAGTAGTATTGGTGTTAACTTAAGTACTTTTGCTTTCCTTGGTGGTGCTATTGGTGTTGGGCTTGGTTTTGGTTTGCAAAAGATTGTCTCTAATTTTATTAGTGGAATTATTATTTTACTTGATAAATCAATTAAACCTGGCGATGTTGTAGAAATTAATGATATTTACGGAAGAGTTAAAAATCTTGATACTCGTTTTGTCTCTGTTGTTACTCCTGCCAGCAAAGAATACCTTGTTCCAAATGAAAATTTTATAACAAATCAGGTAATTAACTGGTCATATAGTGATGATCGAGTAAGAATAGATGTACCGGTAGGAGTTGCTTATGATAGTGACCTTAACCGAGTTCATGATTTATTATTAGAGGCGGTTGCAGATAAGAAGAGAATAATAAATAATCCACAGCCTAATTGTATTCTAAAAGAATTTGGAGATAGTACTGTTAATTTTGAATTAAGATTTTGGATTAAAGATCCTCAAAGAGGTTTGGCCAATATTAGAAGTGAAGTTTTATTTGATGTCTGGAATCTGTTACATGAAAATGATATTACTATTGCATTTCCTCAACAGGATCTTCATTTTAAAACAATTTCTGATGAAATGATGGAAAAATTCAAAATGGCTTTTAATGCCGAAAATAATTAGGAGGAGATAAAATGATTTGGAAAGAAAGTTATAAGATAGGTGTTGAAGAAGTTGATAAACAGCATAAAGAACTTTTTAAGAGATTAAATAATTTTATTAAAACTGTTCGTGGTGATGAGGATGACAAAGAAACCAAAAGAAAAAAGGTAGCAGAAACTCTTGAATTTATGGGAGATTATGTTGATGAACATTTTTCAGATGAAGAAAAATTACAGAAAAAATACGATTATCCTGATTATGAAAAACATCATGAAATTCATGAAAAATTCAAAGCAGAAGTCAGGGAATTTGCAGAAGAATTTAGTGAAAATGAGTATGATGAAGAATTTGCCATGGAATTTAGTGGCCGTTTACTTACCTGGTTAATCAACCATGTTGCTGATACAGATCAGAAAATAGGAGAACATATAAATAAGGTAAAAGAAGAAAGAGGTGAAAAATAGACAATGGATGTAAATTATTTAAACCCAATTTTAGATGCAACTAATAATGTTTTTGAAACTATGATGCAGCTTGAACCTAAAAGAGGAGATATAGAATTAAGAGATGAGGTTATAACAAATAATCAGGCCAATGTTATTATTGGATTGACAGGTGATATAGAAGGTTCTATTGTCTATAGTTTTTCTAAAGAAATTGCTTTAAATATTGTTAATGAAATGGCCGGGATGGAGATAGATGAAATTGATAAATTTGTAACTTCTGCTATTGGAGAAATGGCCAATATTATTAGCGGTAAGGCAGCTACAGGATTGGCTGAAAAGGATTATGAATGTGATATTGCTCCACCACAGACTGTTTTAGGTGAAGATACAAAAATTTCAACAGGTACTGAAAATATACTTAGTGTAAAACTTGAGACTAAAATGGGAGATTTTCAGGTCAATTTTTCTATGGTAAAAAATTAATTAAGATGGAGGATCATCATGTTATTGGATTTAAAGGATATTGATTTATCTAATAATGAAGAAAAAATTATAAATAACTTCAATTTGGAAATTGAAGGTGGTAATTTATATCCTCTGGTTTATTCTCGTGAGGAAAAAGAACTCAGTTATATCTTTAGATATCTCTTAAAATTACGCGGGGATTATAAAGGATTGGATTTAAAAGATATTGCTTTTTTTCCTGATAAAGGAGGATATTATCCTGATCTGACTGGTATTGAGCATTTTGATATTTTTGAGAAAATATATACTGAGTTTTCAAGAGATAAGGCCAGAGAATTAGTATATGAATTTAAGATACCTTTAGAAAGAAAACTAAAAGAGCTTCCTGATTTTCAAAGAAGAATCATTGTTATATCAGCCATTCTTGCTACTAAACAGAAAATTTTATTTTTAGAAGAACCTTTAACTAATCTACCAGGAAGTGAAGCATCGCTTTTACAATATATTTTTGCAGAAGAATTAAAAGATGATAGAGCTATTTTGTTAACTTTAAGTAAAGATAAAATTGAGAGATATAATTTTAATGAATATTATCTTTTAAATAAGAATGGAGTTAAACTTAGAGATAAAAAAGAAAAATCTACAAATAAGAAAGATAATGATGAAGAAAAAATCAAAAAAATTCCAGTCTGGGATGAAGAAAAAGCTTTTTTAGTAGATCACCAGGATATTAAATGGATTTCAACTTACAAGGGTAAATCTACTCTTCATACTGCAGATAATGAATATAATGTTAATCTTTTGCTGAGGGAACTTGAAGAAAGGCTTGATTTTCCACCATTTTTTCGCTGCCATCGAAGTTATATAATTAATCTAAATTATATTGAAGAAGTAGTGACCTGGTTTAATGGAACATATAATCTTAAAATAGCTGAAGAAGAAATACCAGTTAGCAGATCAAATGTAAAAGAATTAGAGGAAATATTAGGAATATAGTAAAATAAATGTAAATAATTATTTTAGAGAGAAGGTGATTTATTCATTTTCTCTCTTTTTTTATTTTAAAAATAGTCATTTTATTTTCAAATATGGGATTTCATTGTCTGTAAGCTACAATTTATTTAATTTTAACTACAAAATCAATCAAACATGCTATAATTAATCTAGAAAATGAAGATGAAAAAAACATTTAAGAATTGAGGTGAAATTAATGGAAAAATCAGCAGGAAAAAGAAAAGATAAAAACAAATTTAATAATAAGGATGAAATAATAATTGATTTTGAAAATATAACTAAAAATTATGGCAAAAAAAGAGTGATCAATGATTTTAATCTTCAGGTGAAAAAAGGAGAGGTGCTGGCTCTTTTGGGAAAAAATGGCGCTGGAAAAACTACATTATTTAAAATATTATTAAATATTGTAAAAGCAGATGAAGGAAAAATAGAAATAATGGGAGAAAGTAATAAGAAAAGCAAAATAAGAGAAAATATAAGTTTTTTAGGTGAAGATTATAGACTTTACTCATATCTGAATGCTGAGGAGATAATTGAACTGGCTTCTAAATTTTATAAAAAATATGATAAAGAGTGGGCATTAAATAAATTAGAAGAATTTGATATTCCCCTTAATAAAAAAATCGAAAAATTTTCAAAAGGAATGAAACAGACTGTTAGGTTGATTCAGGCTCTGGCAAATAAAGGAGAAATAATAATTCTTGATGAGCCATCTGCAGGTCTTGATGTAAAAATGCAAAATGAAATAATTACTCTAATTCAGGATATTAATAATAAAGGTAAAACAGTTTTATTTTCCTCACATAATTTATTGGAAGTAAAAAAGCTGGCTGAAAGAGTAGCTTTTATGAAAAAAGGTGAAATAGTTGCAGTTAAAGATAAATCATTTATAGCCAGGGAAGAAAATAAGATTATTTTTGTTCCCCAAAAGAAAATTAATGAAAATGAACTTGTTATAGATGGAATTACAGGAATAGAAAAAGATGGCAGCAAATATATAATTTATTATGAAAAAAATGAGAAAGAAATAGTAAAACATCTAACCCAATATCCATATTTTAAATTAGAATATGGAGAATCTGATCTGGAAGAATTTTTCTTGAAAATTACAGGAGGTGATGACAATTCTAATTAAAAAAGAACTTAAATCAGCAAAATGGAAATATGTTATATTTTTTGCTTTATTAATAATTATGGCTATTACGATTATTATTCAATATCCTTTTGTAAAAAATCTTTTAGAACAGGGTATACTTGAAGGAATGCCCCAGTGGATGGTAAAAGGGGCAAGCCAGCAAACTGATTTTAATGTTTATCTTTCTTCTAATTGGTTTGATAAAAATTTACTGCAATTATCAGTTATTTTTAGTATTTTACTTGGAATGTCAGTAATAGCTACAGAAGTTGAAGACCATACTATTGAGTTTTTATTAACAAGACCATTTAGTAGGGAAAGAATATTTTTTGAAAAAACAGGAATTCAACTTGCTACTGGTTTAATAATAATGATTTTAACAACTTTTGTTTTAGGAATTATTTCTTTGTTTCAGGGTTATGAAGTAGATTTGATTCGCCTTTTAATTGGGATAATTCCCTTATTTGCCAAGTTTTTTATTATTTATAGTTTAGCACTTTTAGTTTCATTGTTTTTTGATGACCAGGTTAAAGCGGGAATTTCCACAGGAGTTATTTTATTTCTACTCTGGGGGATTAATTTTATTTGGGATTTAGCATTTGTAAATATTTTTTCTTATGCACCAGTAACCCCTTTTTATTTGCATGGAATATTTCCCTGGTCAGCTATTTTGAAATTATATTTATTAGCATTTGTTTTATATAGTCTTTCACTTTATAAATTTAAAAATAAGGATTTTTAAAAAATTAGGAGGAGATAATAATATGTTATTAGCCACAACAGATATAAAAAGTGATTATGAAGTTTTAGGAATGGTTAGAGGTAGTGAAATGAAAGCTGTAAATTTAGGCAAAGATATTTTTGCTTTTTTCAGAAAGTTGATTGGTGGTGATGTCAAAGAGTATTCTGAACTTTTAATTGATGCTCGTGATTCTGCTATTGCAGAAATGGAAGAAGAAGCTGAGAGAATGGGAGCAGATGGGGTTATAGGAGTTCGTTTTGCTACTTCGACAATTAGTAGTGGAGCAGCAGAAATTGTAGCTTATGGAACTGCAGTTAAATTTTAATAAGG
The genomic region above belongs to Halanaerobiales bacterium and contains:
- a CDS encoding chemotaxis protein CheX, with protein sequence MDVNYLNPILDATNNVFETMMQLEPKRGDIELRDEVITNNQANVIIGLTGDIEGSIVYSFSKEIALNIVNEMAGMEIDEIDKFVTSAIGEMANIISGKAATGLAEKDYECDIAPPQTVLGEDTKISTGTENILSVKLETKMGDFQVNFSMVKN
- a CDS encoding LytTR family transcriptional regulator DNA-binding domain-containing protein, which codes for MLLDLKDIDLSNNEEKIINNFNLEIEGGNLYPLVYSREEKELSYIFRYLLKLRGDYKGLDLKDIAFFPDKGGYYPDLTGIEHFDIFEKIYTEFSRDKARELVYEFKIPLERKLKELPDFQRRIIVISAILATKQKILFLEEPLTNLPGSEASLLQYIFAEELKDDRAILLTLSKDKIERYNFNEYYLLNKNGVKLRDKKEKSTNKKDNDEEKIKKIPVWDEEKAFLVDHQDIKWISTYKGKSTLHTADNEYNVNLLLRELEERLDFPPFFRCHRSYIINLNYIEEVVTWFNGTYNLKIAEEEIPVSRSNVKELEEILGI
- a CDS encoding mechanosensitive ion channel domain-containing protein produces the protein MVDLNEIEKIFNDIIIWVQNNVFSIDNLIDGVLLLLIYLIAIYIYKKSFPRINKLVKKIKFITVQQKNKLINIILKPLIYMFLVWIYVLIVEITGFSHFFSSIAANLLTAWVFIKLITTFLPDKFYVKILSYVIWAVAVLKILNIYERTISILESLAFKSGNLEISVLLVIKGFIMFIIFFWLARKINEFSTKRIEKSDELTPSIKVLIKKLTKFGFYTIAFLITLSSIGVNLSTFAFLGGAIGVGLGFGLQKIVSNFISGIIILLDKSIKPGDVVEINDIYGRVKNLDTRFVSVVTPASKEYLVPNENFITNQVINWSYSDDRVRIDVPVGVAYDSDLNRVHDLLLEAVADKKRIINNPQPNCILKEFGDSTVNFELRFWIKDPQRGLANIRSEVLFDVWNLLHENDITIAFPQQDLHFKTISDEMMEKFKMAFNAENN
- a CDS encoding heavy metal-binding domain-containing protein translates to MLLATTDIKSDYEVLGMVRGSEMKAVNLGKDIFAFFRKLIGGDVKEYSELLIDARDSAIAEMEEEAERMGADGVIGVRFATSTISSGAAEIVAYGTAVKF
- a CDS encoding class I SAM-dependent methyltransferase, producing the protein MDNHIRLFNLIAPFYNLFFKMQTNNYRSLIEKNIDKIDISENARILDLGSGTGAFGYCWQEKGYEVKGVEASPNMYKRCLSNGIDCERIDITEGLPFADNSFEVVTAAYLAHGLTEEKRKILYKETSRVASNYVIYHDYHDNDYFLIKIIEFLEGGDYFNFIKKAPSEMKEYYGELKKIKNSPWNSWYIFKIN
- a CDS encoding alpha/beta hydrolase; translation: MMKVDFAEYNFKGKDGLDIYGSRYEIDKPKGVILALHGMAEHRKRYDEFANILNNAGYSFYIHDHRGHGETALENDMPLGHFADENGWEKVIGDVKNHRELIENRNDREIPVFLFGHSMGSFVSRDYINRNPDDFSGALLSGAALVKRTELFLLKFFIGLEKLFKGDKKNSTLVENLIFSSNNRSFKDTETPHDWLSRNSEITKKYYEDDRCGFSCTVKFYDDFYEGMKNTAYIENYKSISENFPIIFLSGEKDPVGGKDIIELAKKYKKAGLKNVEHKLYPQARHELINEYNKDDFFEDVINWLDKNIISFKRQEDEGSNEK
- a CDS encoding bacteriohemerythrin, encoding MIWKESYKIGVEEVDKQHKELFKRLNNFIKTVRGDEDDKETKRKKVAETLEFMGDYVDEHFSDEEKLQKKYDYPDYEKHHEIHEKFKAEVREFAEEFSENEYDEEFAMEFSGRLLTWLINHVADTDQKIGEHINKVKEERGEK
- a CDS encoding ABC transporter permease subunit, with protein sequence MTILIKKELKSAKWKYVIFFALLIIMAITIIIQYPFVKNLLEQGILEGMPQWMVKGASQQTDFNVYLSSNWFDKNLLQLSVIFSILLGMSVIATEVEDHTIEFLLTRPFSRERIFFEKTGIQLATGLIIMILTTFVLGIISLFQGYEVDLIRLLIGIIPLFAKFFIIYSLALLVSLFFDDQVKAGISTGVILFLLWGINFIWDLAFVNIFSYAPVTPFYLHGIFPWSAILKLYLLAFVLYSLSLYKFKNKDF
- a CDS encoding ABC transporter ATP-binding protein — protein: MEKSAGKRKDKNKFNNKDEIIIDFENITKNYGKKRVINDFNLQVKKGEVLALLGKNGAGKTTLFKILLNIVKADEGKIEIMGESNKKSKIRENISFLGEDYRLYSYLNAEEIIELASKFYKKYDKEWALNKLEEFDIPLNKKIEKFSKGMKQTVRLIQALANKGEIIILDEPSAGLDVKMQNEIITLIQDINNKGKTVLFSSHNLLEVKKLAERVAFMKKGEIVAVKDKSFIAREENKIIFVPQKKINENELVIDGITGIEKDGSKYIIYYEKNEKEIVKHLTQYPYFKLEYGESDLEEFFLKITGGDDNSN